From Plectropomus leopardus isolate mb unplaced genomic scaffold, YSFRI_Pleo_2.0 unplaced_scaffold13274, whole genome shotgun sequence:
TatcaaataaatactttttttgcttattttcagatcattttcttgattgttctttaacttttttagtacatttttcataatttttgggacatgtcttgttAATTGCCTTCCCCCTAAACCAAACCCATTTTCtaaagtttcaaaaagttaatAGCTTTTGTAAAATCATCCTGTTGCgactaaacatttttacaattgtACATTTATAATTTGCACTTCGATTATCTCTTAGtctaattttcttttgcagGATCCTGACGAAAAGCAGATTTTGCTCAGCTGTTGATTCAACAGATGAATTTTAAAGGCAGACATTAGCCAAGTATTACTTAACTGATCATCTTTCCCTGTTTTTCAAGACGGCGATGGTGTAGTGGAGCAGCTGGCGGCCAAATTCAAAACCCCTGAAATAGCCGAATCCTTTAAGAAGACCTTCTGTGAGTGTCAGAGCCGCACAGGCCAATCTGAAGGAGACACCTCAAGTGTCTTGTCACCACAAATGTCCAGAGTTCAAGAGCACTCCAGGGACACAAACCCCCAGGTGTACCTCAAAGTGGCAGGCGACGGAGAACCACTGGGCACTATCACCGTCGAGCTTTTCTCTCATATTGTCCCTAAGACAGCGGAGAACTTCAGGGCTCTCTGCACCGGCGAGAAAGGCTTTGGACTTCGGGACTCAATCTTCCACAGAGTCATACCGGACTTCATGTGTCAGGTGAGATTATTAAGATGGCAGATGCAATACTGCAGTTTCACACGTAACAGTTTCGCAAGACTACGTGCTAATTGTACCACTCATATGTTTGTGCCTACAGTGCTTAATAAACACATATCAAAAACAAACTACAGCACCAATTTGGAATTTTTAATACAAGTGGGATTTGGCACTGCCCATGTGAGCAGTGCTGCTTAGGTACAACTTAGCGAAGGAATATCAAGAGAATCTGAGTCTCACCGATTTTTATACGTTTCTcagcaaaaatagtaaaaatggtcttttgataTTCATATTACCGTTATACCACCTTTCAACTACAATTTCAATGTCTTCATCTTTCTTCATCTTCACAAACATgaagaaatataaatgtaaacattgcATTTCAGAATTGTACTTTGGGGCTAAGACCCTTATGTGCTTTTTAAGTgatgagtaaaaccttaaaatcagCGACAACAGGagtgatgtgatgtcatctgttaaaaaaagtagGAAACCAAGCTGCTGTGTTCTGGGCCAGTTGGAGGTGGGAGAGTGATTTTTGGGTGATACCTGAGAGTAGAGAGTTACAGTAGTCCAGTCAAGACAAGATCAGAGAATGAATGACTATTTCCAGGTCAGCAGGTGGCAGAATGGAATTGATTTTGGAAATGGATCATATATATGGATGAAACAGGACTTGGACGACTTTCTTGATGTGTTGATTGAAGGTGAGATCAGaatgaaaaaaactcccaaattTCTCACTGTGTTTGTGATATTTGAAGACAGTGACCAGGGGAACTTTCAGTCTGATTGATGTGTAATTTGGGATAGTCGAATAaaattatttctgattttgagtTATTTAGTTGTTAAAAATTTTGGGCCAtccaacattaaaaatatttgaggaAGTTGAAAACAGCAGCTAGGCTTTTTTGGTCTCAAGCTAACATTACTGCGAGGCAGCAGTATTACTCTTATCAATGATTTTGtcgtatttatttttaaatccagAATGCTTCCTAACAGAATTTCTCGGTGATTCGGTGTCATAATAATTGGGTGAGCACGGCTCACTATTTGATTTTGCGTTTGTGTATCTCACATAGGGAAGATTGTATCTTTCCAGTAGCAGACCTCACTGTGGCATTGCTAACAAATCCTTGTTGGTCTTTTAGGGCGGTGACATCACCAAAAGTGATGGCACAGGAGGAAAGTCCATCTATGGCAGCAAGTTTGAGGACGAGAACTTCGATGTGCGGCACACGGGCCCAGGCATTCTGTCAATGGCCAATCGCGGGCGAGACACCAACAACTCACAATTCTTCATCACCCTGAAGAAAGCTGAACACCTGGACTTCAAACACGTGGCTTTCGGCTGGGTTCGGGATGGCATGGACGTGGTGCAACAGATGGGAGCGCTTGGCACAAAGGGAGGTACCCCCGCAAAGAAGCTGGTCATCACAGACTGTGGACAGCtgtagctttttaaatgtcaacattCACAGCATGGTTTAAGCTGTGAAGTTGAGGTCAAAAAAGACTCTGGATAATGATGTGTTCCCTCCTGCTAAAACTGAATCCATAGTCATTAGGCATCTGAGAATTAAACACTGATCACAGGGCTTCTGGTCACGACCCTTTATCAGAGAAATTCGCTCCAGTAGCCTGGACTTAGAAATTATTTTGCTATCGTTTGACATAATCACAGTTGGGAAACACGGTGTGGTATGTGGGTGGAGCAAAACTGGTATATTTTTGCTCTGTTGCACTTGCATCTTCATCATCGTCTGTCAATAAATTcccatttgtttattttatgtgtatAATTGTACATGGacacttttttaatgtctgtttttgttgttttgtcttgcATGTGCTCAATTTGAATGTGCTGGTCCTCTTTATAGGCTCCACTCgggtatttttttccctttttgactAAGTCTTAACTATAATTGAAAGGTGAGGTTGTTCTTTGAAAGCACCTGTTGGTTTGTAACCGTTTCCTTGCCTTCTTTCCAAACGCGGCCTCTGTGTATATTTTCCTGTTGGGCTTCCccagtgatttttcttttgtgtaagTGGATTTCATAATGTGCAGATAATTGGACTTTACACTTGCCCACATAAACTTGAGTCATCTCACTGTGTTGCCCAGTGGACAGGAGGTGGCTAGATGATGACAACATCACATCTGGTTTGGATTTTGCAAAGGCGTTCCATTATGGTTTGAGATAATCACAAAGTTGAAATGGTGCTTGTACCAAAATAATACGCTAATAAAGgagaaataaaatgctttacaaGTAATAGGTGActgtttgagcattttttttttttaagtttgatttttgtcCTTAACTAATACATCCAACAATAATAAACCAAATCCAAACAGGCTGCATACTCACCAAACATGCACAGTAACAGTTTATATTGGTGATTTTACAGACTGTCTACTTGTAATCGCTCCTCACCGGCTGTTGTCTCTGTATG
This genomic window contains:
- the LOC121963922 gene encoding E3 SUMO-protein ligase RanBP2-like, which translates into the protein MSRVQEHSRDTNPQVYLKVAGDGEPLGTITVELFSHIVPKTAENFRALCTGEKGFGLRDSIFHRVIPDFMCQGGDITKSDGTGGKSIYGSKFEDENFDVRHTGPGILSMANRGRDTNNSQFFITLKKAEHLDFKHVAFGWVRDGMDVVQQMGALGTKGGTPAKKLVITDCGQL